The sequence below is a genomic window from Glycine max cultivar Williams 82 chromosome 20, Glycine_max_v4.0, whole genome shotgun sequence.
TTGGGGGAATGGACTCGTGGGGAGGACGCCACATTATATGAGACAGCCTTCGGAACAAACATTTGGGAATTTTTTGAGAAAACACCTGCATATTTTAGTCTCTTCAATGAGGCTATGGCAAGTGATTCCCGAATGGTAGACTTGGCACTCAAAAATTGCACTTCAGTTTTTGAGGGGCTCGATTCCATGGTGGATGTTGGTGGTGGAACTGGAACCACAGCCAGAATTATCTGTGACGCATTTCCTAAGTTGAAATGTGTTGTGTTCGACCTTCCTCACGTTGTAGCAAACTTGCTAGGAACCaatcatttaagttttattgGTGGTGACATGTTCAACTCTATCCCTCAAGCTGATGCAGTGCTACTAAAGGTGCAAATATATCTTAATGTTCATTTGctgatttgattttgaaaagaatattGCAATCATAGAGACTTAAttcttagttgttttttttttcttttgtacttTCGTTGCAGTGGATTTTACATAACTGGAATGATGAAAATTGCATAAAGATCCTGGAAAAGTGTAGAGATTCTATTTCAAGCAAAGGCAACAAAGGAAAAGTGATCATCATAGATGCAGTAATAAATGAAAAGCTAGACGACCCGGATGTGACTCAAGCAAAGCTTGGTTTGGATATAATTATGTCTGCTATGAATGGGAAAGAGCGAAGTGAAAAAGAATGGAAACAAGTGTTCATGGAAGCAGGATTCAAACACTACAAAATATTTCCCATCTTTGGTTTCAGATCTCTGATTGAGCTTTatgcttaaatatgtttatcaTGTGTGTATCGTACTAAAcgtgttatatatatgtttttacatGCATCCTTAGACATTGTTGTAATGCATTTAATAGCTTGCATGTTGTGAGTTGGATAAAACTAAGATGGTATTGTCAACTTCTGGTGGAATTATATTATGTTCCTCACCtgttaaacttaaatattttgtgtatcgatttctcattattatttggtcaaaataaattgaatgaaCATGTAATGGATTTAAAAGTATACAATGTTCTGgtttggtttattttattttattatttttcaagtctTTTCAATAATGTGAGTCACGGACACTAATTAACAATTTTCATTAAGCAAACTCTATTCCCATGAGAGAAGAGGTTGGTATATGATATTTTGAGGGGAATATATGTTGTTTTCTATAATAATTACCTATTTTCATTATCTTCTATTATATTTcgatttttcttttactttttgaattttttaattaaataaatttgaaaattttctataaTTACTGAATACCAATCAAATatgtttatgtaaataatattcttAGGCATAATATTTTCAGAAATATGATTCcggaaaatacaaaattatgttGTGAAACAGAGACCTCCAAGAGTTATATATATGAAGATCCTTAGACATCGTTGTAATATGTATTTAACAGTTTGCGTGTTGTGAGCTGAATAAAGCTATATGATGGCATAACATTGGTCAACTTCTTCTGGAACTACATTATGTTCATCGCGCTGGGTGGTTAAATGTTTTGTGTAAGGATTAATTCTCATTCCTATTTGgccaaaataaattgaataaacaTACAATGGATATACAATGCTTTAATATAGCTTTACATTTTTACCTGGCTTTTGTTTCTCGTATTTTCTAAAGATTTggctaacttttaaaaataaatctatggttaaaattttacttttttaccttattaaattaaatttttattcttgtaataAACTGATTATTGTTGTagatatttatgaaattttccAGCACATATGGGTTCCCGTGAATGaccgaaaaaaaaatcaaagaattaaactaacttttatttatattaattattataatattttcttaaatttttaatttaaaaaaactcagTATTTTctacttaaatatttaatgataaatattattttactatgTGTATAAATCTAGTCCACTATTTTTCcataaatattattcatatttatgatgtatattttacttattattattatcattattttattgaagtaaattaatttaaattttaaatttttggtattatccttttaattagatattttgtccagatttttaatttattttatttttatcacttAAGGGAAATTTTGGTCTTAATTTGACCAAGTTTTCAATTTAAATGTatggttaaaaataattttcctaaactattaaaaataaaacttaacttGATAATTATCTAAAAAAGAATAGTAAAAATAGATAAAGGTAGCACTTACTTTAGCATAAATTTTGGTGCCTAAAGTGAAAGTTAAtatatgttttcatttactaaatttaaattttacttcaTTCGTACTAAAAATAagtatcatattaaaaaaatggatcCCAATATAAGTGTTAGGTAGcttttcaatgtaatattaattatatttttattcataatatttctaataattataactttagtttttcaatataatattaataataagattagttttataaattttttactcttttttatttatttattaagttttttaaGTTTATGTAAAACAATATACAACGacacttatttttaagaaaaaaaataattaaaattcttgACATTACATCCAAAAGAGTTGGTCACCAAATTACAATAAATGCAGTAGAGTAAGCCAAGTATTCCTAAAAAATGTGGCTATCgagattattaaattttatcttaaaataattactaatcaaatcaaatactaATAAAAAGGTTGGTGTGGAATTTCAGCACTAGGGGAGTCTTACCTAAAAAAACTAACGGGTgatgcaagttttttttttaatatcaatctTTATCTATCTTTGTGAATGTTTCTCCTAATAGTATTAATTATCTTGTAAGAGTAATTTgctcatttttgtaattatttaaccCAGTACTCATTATTCTAATTGTATCTATCTGCTTTTGGAGAAAACTATTAGTGGTTCTAAAATAAGTacacaataaataaagaaacatacaataaaaaaatgtttaatgacactttttgcttttaactttttattctttgacAAATTATAcctttaacaaattaaaattaatttgatgtattttaaaaaatttaaattttatatataaaaatatgttttattacttaagatcctcttaaaaattagtttataaggGGTGACCTATCCAActatataaacaattattattcCATGTTTATACATGTG
It includes:
- the LOC100791825 gene encoding isoflavone-7-O-methyltransferase 6 gives rise to the protein MGSMNNQNAMELFEGQALLYMQLQGHLRTTCLKWAVQLGIPDIIQNHSKPITLSNLVSTLQIPPSKACFVQRFMRFLAHNGIFDIHERQEDHEPTYALTSASKLLVSGSDHCLSPMVLLKTDQLLTSTFHQLGEWTRGEDATLYETAFGTNIWEFFEKTPAYFSLFNEAMASDSRMVDLALKNCTSVFEGLDSMVDVGGGTGTTARIICDAFPKLKCVVFDLPHVVANLLGTNHLSFIGGDMFNSIPQADAVLLKWILHNWNDENCIKILEKCRDSISSKGNKGKVIIIDAVINEKLDDPDVTQAKLGLDIIMSAMNGKERSEKEWKQVFMEAGFKHYKIFPIFGFRSLIELYA